From Vidua macroura isolate BioBank_ID:100142 chromosome 8, ASM2450914v1, whole genome shotgun sequence, one genomic window encodes:
- the LOC128810430 gene encoding collagen alpha-1(XIII) chain-like, translating into MLEEKSWKGVDEAAFDRGCVAPPRTGDGERCCRLPLLLGSGLPGVSLLSLVLSLLLYFRTSDLQSRVSHLEADRPTQLPAWLSADQMETAILGRVDQLLNEKLKFHLPRHREVRDTHQRCNCPAAQDLGNPFPLCIFSLVFKTPQGPDKMTFAGDQGIQKRQDVITSVIPSVPT; encoded by the exons ATGTTGGAGGAGAAGAGCTGGAAAGGCGTCGACGAAGCAGCTTTTGACAGGGGGTGTGTGGCTCCCCCCAGGACCGGCGATGGGGAGAGATGCTGCCgcctccctctcctgctgggctcGGGGCTGCCCGGCGTGTCCCTGCTCTCTCTGGTGCTGAGCCTCCTGCTGTACTTTCGGACCTCCGATCTGCAGTCCCGGGTGTCCCACTTGGAAGCGGACAGACCCACgcagctccctgcctggctctcAGCAGACCAAATGGAGACAGCTATTTTGGGAAGAGTTGACCAACTGCTCAATGAG AAATTAAAGTTCCACTTGCCAAGACATCGAGAAGTTCGAGACACACACCAGAGATGCAACTGCCCGGCAG CACAAGACCTTGGGAATCCTTTTCCTCTATGCATTTTTTCCCTGGTGTTTAAAACGCCCCAAGGACCAGACAAGATGACTTTTGCGGGAGACCAAGGTATTCAGAAGCGTCAAGATGTT ATAACCTCTGTCATTCCTTCTGTCCCCACTTAG